The genomic DNA gaaacgttggatgatcttaaagaccgatatagtgttttactgaattatatgaaagatcatgagatatacccgtcaaatgttgaaaaattggataaatttgcagatgcattaccgattgaatggggtgaatgtttgaagaatttaagggagaactcaaatttttcaaaactacctctaaatcaattcatcagcaaacttaaagctcatgaacttgaagttagaaagaaaaagaaagatttgatcaaggttttggagtataatgtgctagatctaagttcagatgtgattgaagagatgcacaaaagggttactaaatgtatcagggcaaaacatgtgATGAAATATGATTTTaagagaggttgttatattgataataatggaaatcctcttgatttcgttaaaatgttctgtgcaggtacattcacagcaaaggaagaagaaagtccaaaagctgaagaatcggtgaagaatgaaacagtgtgctctaagtgtgacaacgtcaagactgataatgacaaactcgtgaaagacatggcaagtttggcatctgaagtcaaaaagctgaaagacgagaagcacgctgctgaaaaccagattctttggttacatgaaaattgtgagaaactaaaagcagaaaatgacaaactgttaaatgattgtaacagtttaactttgaaaaatcaagaatttgaagagcaaatgaaaattcttgaagatgggagaaatgtgttcagtaaaaacaacattgaaaaacagaaaatgataaattcccatcttcagaaaattatcaaacttgaaaaagaaggtgaatatGCTCAAATGAGAATtaaagagttggaaaaagagaTTGAAAgtaaacagaaatcatcagaagatgaagatttctggatcaagttggaaaacaagaacttgaaagcgaatgaatcaaaatttcaagaacagataaaagttctggaAGATAAaacatctgttcttgaaaatttgaagattgagaatgaaaattctatcaagtctcatcttgagagaatatctcagcttgaggaagaagctaagaattccaggatcaagatagatgaacttgagaagaaattgatctgTTTTGCGATGAAATccgacaagttgaatattccttgtccaaaaccgatcaattcagttccaataagtgacaatgtcacaaactttgacactgtcaaagttgaagattgtgatgagacacctgatgatgaaaatgttaaaaaagaaaaacaaaaattgtttttaaatttgaaagaaaaatttcagaaaactgttttgcaatcgactgaaaaaggtgaatgttctaaacaaagacctttgaagaagaaagtggaacagaaacaaaaagataataaaagttcatcagatcaatcatccaatcaaaagaaaaaattacaaaaaataaaaaatgaaaattcaaaatctgttggtaataagtggtgcaggtttgaccacagtgctcaaaagacaaatccaacaatcaagaggagaaaggaatatcaccaagccaaacagtgctttgatctgagcgtttggtatgaagatggtgattggtacgataacagaatgtgttacaaatgtggttatcaaggacacattgctgttaactgccagagacagagatttgagacaagaagatgctataattgtcaaatcaaaggacacattgccagagattgcccaaggaaatcaagtgaaagattgagggttaattagaaattggcaaagaaaccagtcactgtcaagccaaaggaactgagagtttcagaccagaaagtcaaagaacagaaggtccaagaacctaaagttcaagaaaagaaagtgaagctttctcaggggcaaaaagacaaactgcgaaagaagaggaagaaggccagagaatatctggagaagattttgtcctcgggttcacccgacatatcgaagaagagtgctgatgaatcaacttcctcaaTTGCAAAGTCAAGaaaaccgaattcgtcagatgcaaatctgaggacaaaagaggagaaaaagaagaaagtgaagttttcacttcctggcgatgaatctgtttcttcgaaaacaaaggagccacatgtcggcgatgaatctgactcattaaagtcagacaagccacattcaggcaatgattctggaatggtaaagccagaggagccatgtgttgaggtaaaggtcgagaattctagtttaacaatagatgagaaaaactttccaccattgttgaacaagaattcaaaatcacccaaggctggtcaggcttgggtgaaactattcaaatagaaaaaacctgacttgccggagagttaattactgttttcgtccctgtggtttgtcaaaaatcactatttcagtccattagtttaaaaattgcgatttcagtccctgtggtttcattttcgtaaccatttcagtccctgtggtttcactttcgtaaccgtttcaatccatttattctgttagtacatggactgaaatggttacgaggtggactaaaatggttacgaaagtgaaaccatagggactgaaatcgcaatttttaaactaatggactgaaatagtgatttttgacaaaccacagggacgaaaacagtaattaactccttgccggagctcccaggtttgtaagcgtggagcatgaatcggcatctttttaaatctgtgtttgaagattttgcaggaattgccggagatcccaagatggtatcgtggatcatgaatcggcatctgtCTAAAATTCtaatcggtaacgtcaatcaaacaaacggtaaaaaggtttgtttgtgtttttcttACAAGAGGTATTAGACGAATTTATGTTTCGCAattggtacagaggattctggactgcaaatggtaaatcaaggacattaacttgtacttggattttcctatttttgtgtagaaaacaagatgatgaagtaaccccgtacctaaactgtttggtaaacaaactaatattttccggaaaaaccattttgattaaaacaaacttaagtgttttgaaatcataatgggaaaatagtttgttgtgagggggagttctgattgtttacgccaagtggatggagaattgaagtgattctcatcaagttgtcaagtttgtacagtttgttttcaaattttctcagaaaatcaaaattgaaacatattttgattttagggggagaaaaattttaaaaaaaatagaaaatttgaaaatgtcaaaaacattaaaaatttaaaaatgagttttgttgtaaaaaaagaggaaatgattgtaaatcagtggactatcacagcatgctaaagaaatgtaatgtaaaatgtgataaacggtctcactgatgatgtgacgataggtttttgtacatttagtagatttattcgggatataaacctaaaatttcaaacttatgaaattcgtggggaacactacttggatatataggtaacccctgaaatctcgtttgaaaggtctcgtattctgatatactaggtgtttatactctatgatgtctggggtattattccgggacttctgctgaacggtagttctgacctagtccttggctaatactttccacaaaatgcttgaaatatagcataaagccctcagttgattagacaataaaattgataatcatctgttgtagctgaaaagatcctctaaaggggacacactgctaagtcgaagctgatatctctctgctgaacggaagttctgaactgagatccctcagttctcgcatctttcccctaatttatgtacagacatcattgtagtgttcatacctgtaagactgaatattgggattctggatacgggagtatattcaagaggtgggacacatgaattgaactaagttcataaaatacctaaataatatcctgaatagattgaaaattgtatgaaaatttaagaggacaattatatcgtcaatctacgtgaatcgtttagaacttaaaacgattaaaagcttaacggtgcttgtgttatgtctcaaaaactgatatgatcctcttgcacaaactcacaaaaatatgtttgttatgcatttaaatttctgtctttgcatttatgtttcatattttcaaaaatccaaaaagattttcgacaactgatggtgaagagctgattttcaaaatctcaaaggctaaacttgatgaacagacaggttggttaagtcatttgaaatgtttaaaatgattcattaggttgaatcagaaattggaatgtttcgaATTTGTGAAGCAGTGGTTAATTGAAAACGGTATCACATGATTAAGTTGATTCATTaaattgaatcacaattattctgatttgtgatagagtggttgagttttgcaggtttctgatcctgttgctacaaaTAGCCAGGAGATATATCAGAACCAGAGATGATGAActgaacagagagaagccaggagataatttcgatggtggtaacaaaatcccagacgactatcctagcagagtgatagggggagtctgatgaaggttatagccaaagaaagttagatccaggcagaatttctgaagaagaccaagctatatccgagaatgtcatgttgaagactctcactgaagattccgtcaacattcaatctgttgatacgcaaagccaggtgtcgatcccaaaagcacggaagcttgacgaaagggggagcctgaagagtctgaagaaagagagcaacggaagctgaagacagatccaccgggattctgttcaagcaagaggaactcaagagagagaaagtctagtcgctacgagtttcactacgagattgactacggcaatatccaagggggagattgttgatgcatattttgtctatcgccttcgtcaatccgagtcgtagtgagaagccggaaggaatcaagtgcataacgtcatatttagttagaaatggcaaggtggcaaacttgtaattaatgtgaactttcattaaaagccttgaccatataaatagggtgttATGTCATAGTTTTAGTGAGTTCTTGATAGAGTTCTTGAAAGATTTGGAGAAAACTTGGAGGAGaagacttctagagagagaaagtagagagagaaagtattgtatttgtgattcttgtaccgtacacgtcaatttagcaatggaatcacattagtagtatgttatcgtgtgttcggtcacgttcgttcacggtttccgcacgtgaaacgttcgttacgcaatcgaacggtcgcaaaACTGGTCCTACATGACCCCTATGTTACTGCTGAGTTTCCAAACCCTGACACAGAATCTTCTTTATATAAAACTATTACAGAGTGTATGGTTCACGGCCCATGTGGATTGCTCAATCCAAAGGCTCCGTGTATGCGTGATGGTACATGCTccaaaagttttttgaaaaacttCGAACCTGTCACCTGGTTTGACAAGGAAGGATATGTTCATTATAAACGATCACCCAATGGCCATCATGTGTTGAGGAATGGCATTCAAATTGACAATGGTTATGTTGTCCCTTATAACAAACGTTTGTCTAGCCGTTTCAACGCCCATATAAATGTAGAATACCGTGGATGGAACATGATGATTAAGTACTTATTCAAATACATATCAAAAGGAGCAGATCGTGTTAGATTTTCAATTCAGCAAGCCGAACAGGATTCAACATCTACATCCACAAATGGTCATTCGTCTGTTGATGAGATTAAAAATTTTGTAGACGGAAGATTTATTTGCCCACACGAGGCGGCATGGAGAATTTTGAACTTCGCAATTCATGAACGAAATCCTGCTGTGCAAATACTAGCAGTCCACTTGGAGAGAATGCAAAACGTCACTTTCAGAGACAATAGCAAATTACAGTCCATTATCAACAACCCGTCTTTCGGGAAGACGACTTTAACCGAGTGGTTGTCTAACAACAACTCAGAAACAGAATCAGAAGGACGAAATCTAACCTACACTGAATACCCTTCCAAATATCACTGGGATGCATCTGGGAAAGTATGGATTCATCGAGTACAACTATGTACTCCAGCAATAGAACGTCTTACGTATGTTCATCCCACTTCAGGGGAATTGTTTTATCTGCGCATGTTGCTATGTCATCAAAAAGGTTGTAAGTCGTTTGCAGACATACGCACAGTTTCAAACACTACGCATGCAACTTTTCGAGATGCATGTGAGGCACTGAGTTTAATAGGTGATGATAGAGAATGGCAAACAGCCTTTATTGATGCTTCTACTTGGGCCACATCATCTGAATTAAGATCACTTTTTGTTCATATGCTTTTGTTTTGCGAGGTAAATAAACATCTGCTTTTATGGGAAATTGAATGGAAAAAAATGTCTGATGACATACGTCTGTCAATTAATGGTTCTTCTCGAAATACCAATTTATTTGTAAATGACTTCGATTTACAACAACAAGTATTGTTGGAAATTGAAAAGCTTCTAAGATCTGCTACTCCATCGAAGTCACTTAAGAATTTTGGTCTTCCCATGCCATATGAGGTTGTCCTTGCAACATTGAGAAACCGACTTCTAATGGAAGAAACAACTTATGACAGACCAGCTTTAGCTGCTCAACACTCTCAAATGCACGCAACCCTCAATGCAGATCAATTACGTGTCTATAATGCTGCGATACATCCACACACCAGTGAAACTCAGGTGTTGTTATTTGTTTACGGCCATGGCGGAACGGGAAAAACTTTCTTGTGGAATACAATAATATCCTTCTTTAGGTCTATTGGCAAAATTGTGCTTGCAGTTGCTGCCTCAGGAATTGCCTCTCTTTTGTTGCCCTCTGGTAGGACAGCTCACTCCCGGTTCCACATACCAATAGAATTAACAGATCAGTCAAcatatttcataaaaaaaatactCAACTTGCTGATCTTCTAAAACAGACGACGATAATAATTTGGGATGAGGCGCCGATGAGTGATCGTCGGTGTTTTGAATACCTTGATAGAACATTGAAAGACATTCTTGACAATGCTGCACATCCATTTAGTGGTAAGTCTGTGCTTCTTGGAGGTGATTTTCGTCAAACACTCCCGGTGAAACCCAGAGGCACACGATCAGAGATCATTGCCTCAACGTTACCAATGTCCTACTTATGGCAGTTTTTCAAAGTGTATACATTAAATGAGAACATGCGTGTTAGAGGTGATGCTTAAAACCCAACATCTATGCAAGATTCCAACAACTTCGCTTCATGGCTACTAGACATTGGGAATGGGTTAGTAGGAGATCCTGATGCGCAAGATCCACAGAACACACGGACCATTCAGATTCCTTCTAATTTTCTAATTGAACCTGGTGAAAATGGCATCCGTTCTCTTATCAACTTTGTCTATGATGAATTCATACTTAATTATCCATCAGCTGAGAATTTATCAAATAGAGCCATTGTTTGCCCAAAGAATGAAACAGCAGATGAAATAAACAAAATCGTGTTGAATCTAACTCCTGGAGAAACAAGATCTTATATCAGTTATGATTCAATGGTACCATATGCGCAAAACACAACAGATGTTGATGCCTTATATCCACAAGAATATCTAAACGAGCTAAGTTTTCCTGGCATCCCCCCTCATCAACTAGATTTAAAAATCAATACACCTGTCATGCTTATTCGTAACATAAATCAAACGCTAGGTCTATGTAATGGTACTcgattgttaatatctcaattatTGCCGACTGTCATAGAAGCACGCATAATAACAGGTACTTCAACAGGTAATCATGTATATATCCCAAGAATTAAATTTATACATAAGACTAATGATTTACCTTTTTCGTTTATAAGAAGACAATTTCCATTGAAAATATGTTATGCTATGACTATAAACAAAAGCCAAGGACAATCTCTTAACAACATTGGCATATATCTTCCTGAACCAGTATTTACTCATGGTCAATTATACGTTGCCCTTTCCCGAGCAACTTCTCCATCTTCACTTAAAATTCTTCTCATACCTTCTAACACCACCACCTATCAAGACTGTACCAAAAATGTTGTTTTCTCTGACTTGATGGGTAAAGTAGATGACCATCAGATTCTTCTCATAAAACACTTATTTCATACATGTTTCTTTTGTCATTGTAATATATTAATCTTTCATGCACAGCATTTTTGACTGTATTCAATCTAATATATTTAATCTACTTACCATCTCAACATGATTTTTTTCCTATAATCACATCCCAGGTTCCTACAAATGTTGACTGAAAATATATCCTCCGAGTTGGGTTCACCAAGAATCACAATTGAAGTGCCCGCTCTCAGATTGGAAACCACATATGCACTCAAACAAAAGCTGCGATACTTTTGTCAATAATGTGAGTTTATATTTGCTTAACATTTACATCACCtctatccatttttctccgttaagtcaggggtattttcgccTTTTTTTaccttaaagggcaatttggtctttttcaagGGTTTTCGGTCTTCTTATATAAAGTGGAAAAGACCGActtgccctttaagttagcataaaagatgaaaatacccctcacttaactgagaaaaatggatggagttaacaagccagatgaaaatggcaagattacaaaccttttggatccagctacggaaaaacaaacctttggacgaaagtcgaaAACTTGCCAAACCACTAGGATGAAAATGGCATATT from Helianthus annuus cultivar XRQ/B chromosome 7, HanXRQr2.0-SUNRISE, whole genome shotgun sequence includes the following:
- the LOC110866654 gene encoding uncharacterized protein LOC110866654, with product MVHGPCGLLNPKAPCMRDGTCSKSFLKNFEPVTWFDKEGYVHYKRSPNGHHVLRNGIQIDNGYVVPYNKRLSSRFNAHINVEYRGWNMMIKYLFKYISKGADRVRFSIQQAEQDSTSTSTNGHSSVDEIKNFVDGRFICPHEAAWRILNFAIHERNPAVQILAVHLERMQNVTFRDNSKLQSIINNPSFGKTTLTEWLSNNNSETESEGRNLTYTEYPSKYHWDASGKVWIHRVQLCTPAIERLTYVHPTSGELFYLRMLLCHQKGCKSFADIRTVSNTTHATFRDACEALSLIGDDREWQTAFIDASTWATSSELRSLFVHMLLFCEVNKHLLLWEIEWKKMSDDIRLSINGSSRNTNLFVNDFDLQQQVLLEIEKLLRSATPSKSLKNFGLPMPYEVVLATLRNRLLMEETTYDRPALAAQHSQMHATLNADQLRVYNAAIHPHTSETQTTIIIWDEAPMSDRRCFEYLDRTLKDILDNAAHPFSGKSVLLGGDFRQTLPVKPRGTRSEIIASTLPMSYLWQFFKVYTLNENMRVRGDA
- the LOC110866655 gene encoding uncharacterized protein LOC110866655 translates to MQDSNNFASWLLDIGNGLVGDPDAQDPQNTRTIQIPSNFLIEPGENGIRSLINFVYDEFILNYPSAENLSNRAIVCPKNETADEINKIVLNLTPGETRSYISYDSMVPYAQNTTDVDALYPQEYLNELSFPGIPPHQLDLKINTPVMLIRNINQTLGLCNGTRLLISQLLPTVIEARIITG